GAGCGAAAGCCCCACCCCTTAATCCCCTCCCCAAAGGAGAGGGGAGATTTTTTCCGAATTATTTTTTGCCGACTGCTTACCGCCAACTGCCAACTTTTCTTTATCTTCACACCCCGAAGAGAAACAAAATTTCCTTCCACACTTCGGGATGTCAACAGGTACAAAATATATTTTCGTTACGGGCGGTGTTACTTCTTCGCTTGGCAAAGGAATTGTTTCCGCATCGCTCGCCAAACTTTTGCAGGCGCGCGGCTACACGGTTACGATTCAAAAGTTAGACCCTTATATCAACGTTGACCCCGGCACTATGAATCCGT
Above is a window of Bacteroidota bacterium DNA encoding:
- a CDS encoding CTP synthase, which produces MSTGTKYIFVTGGVTSSLGKGIVSASLAKLLQARGYTVTIQKLDPYINVDPGTMNPYEHGECYVTDDGAETDLDLGHYERFLSVPTSQANNVTTGKIYQSVIDKE